The following are from one region of the Vibrio hyugaensis genome:
- the aroQ gene encoding type II 3-dehydroquinate dehydratase, with amino-acid sequence MSAKSRILVLNGPNLNLLGLREPTHYGNNTLAQIVDALAEQAHKSGVELEHLQSNREYELIEAIHAAYGKVDFIIINPAAFTHTSVALRDALLGVAIPFIEVHLSNVHAREPFRHHSYLSDKAEGVICGLGAQGYEFALSAAIAKLQAK; translated from the coding sequence ATGTCTGCAAAGTCACGGATTCTTGTTCTAAATGGGCCAAATCTTAATCTACTAGGCCTGCGTGAACCGACACACTATGGTAACAACACCCTAGCACAGATTGTTGACGCTTTAGCTGAACAGGCTCACAAGTCTGGGGTGGAACTTGAACACCTGCAATCTAATCGTGAGTACGAGCTGATTGAAGCGATTCATGCCGCGTACGGCAAGGTGGACTTCATCATTATCAATCCAGCAGCCTTCACTCATACCAGTGTTGCGCTGCGAGATGCACTACTTGGCGTAGCCATCCCATTTATCGAGGTGCACCTATCGAACGTTCATGCCCGTGAGCCGTTCCGTCACCATTCTTACCTCTCTGATAAAGCGGAAGGGGTAATTTGCGGTTTAGGTGCGCAAGGTTATGAATTTGCTCTGTCTGCAGCAATTGCGAAATTGCAGGCAAAGTAG